TCTACAGCCGCTTCTCGAACTTCATCGCGCTCAACAATACGGGCCAGACAGTGGAGGGCGAAGACAAGCCGCTGCCGGTGTATCAGTACGCCGGGGTGCCCGCCGAGCTTTACGGCTTCGAAGCACAGGGTCGTGCGCGCGTGTGGCAGGGCTACGGTGACGTCGACGTCGAACTGCGCGGCGATTACACCATTAGCCGCAATCGCGACACCGGCGAAGCGCTGCCGCGCATCGCGCCGTTGCGCCTGACGGCGGCGGTGATCTACGGACTGGGCCACTGGGGCGCACGTCTGGAACTGGTGCACGCGAGCAATCAGGGACGTGTCCCGTCCAACGATCTGACGACGAACGGCTACACCACGCTGGGCGCTGCGCTCACGTATCAGTTCAAGGCGGGCGGTGCGCAGTGGCTGGCCTATCTGAAGGGCGAGAACCTGACCAATCAGGAAGTGCGTCTTGCGAGTTCGGTGCTGCGCGACATTGCGCCGCAGGGCGGCCGTGCCGTTCGCGTGGGGTTGCGCACAACGTTCTAAGCGGCGTGACGCGCTCAGCGTCCCGCAAAATCGAGGCAATTTCCGAGAAATTGCTTCGTGGCTTCCGATTCGCGCGGTGCAATGCCGCGCGAAAATCGCGATCCATGCCGCTTCGCGCGGCATCGGCCTGTCGTCGACGGCACGTCTTGCGCGATGCCGTCGACGCCTCTTGATATTCTTTCGATTGCCCTAAACTACAGTCACGTCTCGCCCGGCAGGGCGCGTCGTCACCGATCCAACGGGTGCTCAGCGCTTGTGCAGCCGTGATCCGGCGGTGATGGACGCGACGTCCGGGCCAATCGTTACGGGGCGCATGTCGCCCCCCGAAAAGGAACAGGCATGGAGCAATATCACGGCACCACCATCGTCTCGGTTCGGCGCGGCGATCAGGTCGCGCTTGGCGGTGACGGACAGGTCACGCTCGGCAACATCGTGATGAAGGGCACGGCGCGCAAGGTCCGCACGATCTATGACGGCAAGGTCATGGTCGGTTTTGCGGGCGCCACCGCAGACGCCTTCTCGCTGCTCGACCGTTTCGAGGCGAAGCTCCAGAAGCATCAGGGGCACCTCACGCGCTCGGCGGTCGAACTCGCGAAGGACTGGCGTACCGATCGTATGCTGCGCCGCCTCGAAGCGATGATGATCGTCGCCGACGCGGAAACCACGCTGGTCATCACCGGTAACGGCGACGTGCTCGATCCGGAAGGCGGTGTGGCGGCCATCGGTTCGGGCGGTTCGTACGCACAGGCGGCAGCACGCGCGCTGGTCGAGAATACCGATCTGACGCCGGCCGAGATCGTCAAGAAGGCGCTGACGATCGCGGGCGAAATGTGCATCTACACCAACGGCAATCACATCATCGAATCGCTGCCGCCCAAGGCAGCGAAGTAACGACGGACGACGCGCGTGGCGCAGCAGGTGGACTCCTGCGGCACGTTCTGCCGGCCGGTGGCTGATCGTGGTATCGACAGCCGTCCGGCCGGGCGTCGCCCTCCTTGCGAACCCCTAATCTGGCGAACGTCATGACCCATATGACCCCCTCCGAGATCGTTTCGGAACTCGACAAACACATCATCGGCCAGCACAAGGCCAAGAAGGCTGTTGCGGTGGCGTTGCGCAACCGCTGGCGTCGTCAGCAGGTGGCCGATCCCCTGCGTCAGGAAATCACGCCGAAGAACATTCTGATGATCGGACCGACGGGCGTCGGCAAGACCGAAATTGCCCGTCGTCTGGCCAAACTCGCCGACGCGCCGTTCATCAAGGTCGAGGCCACCAAGTTCACCGAAGTCGGCTATGTGGGCCGCGACGTGGACAGCATCGTGCGCGACCTCGCGGAAATCGCGATCAAGCAAACGCGCGAAGCCGAAATGAAGAAGGTGCGCACCAAGGCCGAAGATCGCGCCGAGGACCGCATTCTCGATCTGCTGTTGCCGACGGGCCGCGAATCGTCGCGCGATATCCGTTTCGGTTCGGCGTCGGTGGAAGCCGAGCCGGGCGGCGAAGATAACGCTACGCGTCAGACCTTCCGCAAACGTCTGCGCGAAGGCGCGCTCGACGACAAGGAAATCGAACTCGAAGTCGAGATCCCGGTGCAGGGCATGGAAATCATGGGCCCGCCGGGCATGGAAGAAATGACCGAGCAGATCAAGGGCATGTTCGCGAATCTGGGCAACCAGAAGAAGAAGCGTCAGAAGCTCAAGATCAAGGATGCGCTCAAGATCCTGACCGACGAAGAAGCGTCGAAGATGCTCAACGACGAAGAGGTCAAGCAACTGGCGCTGCGTAACGTCGAGCAGAACGGCATTGTGTTCCTCGACGAGATCGACAAGATCGCCACGCGCAGCGAAGTGGGCGGTGGCGACGTCTCGCGTCAGGGCGTGCAGCGCGATCTGCTGCCGCTGGTCGAAGGCACGACCGTGAGCACGAAGTTCGGCATGATCAAGACGGACCACATTCTGTTCATTGCGAGCGGTGCGTTCCATCTGGCCAAGCCGAGCGATCTGATTCCGGAACTGCAAGGCCGCTTCCCGATCCGCGTCGAACTCGAATCGCTGTCGGTCGAAGACTTCGAGGCGATTCTTACGCAAACGGACGCGAGCCTCGTGAAGCAGTATCAGGCGTTGCTGGCGACCGAAGACGTGACGCTCGAATTCGCACCGGACGGTATCAAGCGCCTCGCGGAGATTGCGTTCTCGGTCAACGAGAAGACGGAGAACATCGGCGCCCGTCGTCTGTACACCGTCATCGAAAAGTTGCTCGAAGACATTTCGTACAGCGCAGGCAAGCAGTCCAACGAAGTGGTCACGATCAACACCGAGTATGTGAACCGCTTCCTGGAGGAAGTGGTGCAGAACGAAGATCTGTCGCGCTACGTGCTGTAAGCGTCGTCATCGCTGCACCATGAAAAAAAGGCCCCGCGGGGCCTTTTTTTCGTTGCTGCGTCCGGGCCTACTGCTTGACCGGTCGCTTGAGCAGTTTGCGCTGCAGCGTGCGTCGGTGCATGTTCAGTGCGCGGGCGGTCGCCGAGATGTTGCCGTTGTGCTCGGCGAGTACGCGCTGAATGTGTTCCCACTCCAGTCGCGCGACCGAAAGCGGCGACGGGTTTTCGAAGGCTTCGTCTGCCTGCGTTTCGCTTGCATCGCTGCGCAGCGACGCCAGGATCGTGTCGGCATTGGCTGGCTTGGCCAGATAGTTGTCTGCGCCGTCCTTCACTGCCTGCACGGCGGTGGCGATGCTCGCGTAACCGGTCAGCACCAGCATGCGGGCTTTCGGTTGCAGCGCGCGCAGTGGCGCGATGAGCGGCAGACCGGAGTCGTGACCGAGATGCAGGTCGACCGAGATGAGATCGAACTGACGCGTGCGCGCCGCGAGCAAGGCGGCGGCGCTGTCGCTGGCGATCTGCACGTCGTAGCCGCGGCGTGTCAGCGCGCGGGCGAGCGTTTCGGCGAAGACGACGTCGTCGTCGATAAGAAGGAAGTGGGAGGCGTTCATGTCTGACTCCGCGAACCGAAGAAGAAAGTGGCCATCGGCAGGCGCAATTCGGCGCGCGTGCCTTGCGGCGTGTTGGGGGTGAGGGTGATGTCGCCGCCGAGACGTTGTGCGCTGGCAAAGGCGAGATACAGCCCCATGCCGTGTCCGCCGTGCGTGCTCATGACAGGCGAGTTGCCCAGCCGGGTGCGCAGCTCGGCGGTCATGCCGGGGCCTTCGTCGCACACGGTGAAGCGTACGTCGTCGGGCGTGGCGGCCACATCGAGCGTGACCGACGACGGACTGAAGTACGCCGCGTTATCGAGCAGGATCGTCAGGATCTGTCCGACCTGCACGGTATCTTCGATGCGCGTGGTCAAGTCCGGCGGCACGTGCAACTGGAATTGCACCTGCGGATGGCGCAGGCGCCATTGCGTGGTGAACGCAGGCAACCATTCCGCCATCGCCTGGCGCACGGGGGCTGCCGCGCGCATCTGCACATGCCCGATCGCGCTCTTGCACAGCGCAATCTGTTGCTCAAGCGTTTGCAGATCGGGTTCGAACGACTTCAGTGCATCGTTGCCCAGACTCTCGCTGCGAAGCTCGCCGACGACCACGGCCATCGTCGAGAGCGGCGTGCCGAGTTCGTGTGCCACGCTTGCGGCCTGCGCGCCGAGCGCGGCCATCCGTTCGTCGCGCAACAGCCGCTGTTCGGCGCGGGCGAGTTGCGCGTCGCGGGCGCGAAGCGCGCGTGACATGCGCGAGACGAACCATGCGATCACCAGCACACTGACCACGAAATTCACCCACATTCCCGCGAGATGCAGACGCAGCAGATTGCCCGGATCGGCAAGATCGAGCGGCACGTACTGGAAGTTCAGCGCGCCGTAGGCGACGAGCGAGAGCAGCGCCAGTTGCGAGGCATTGCGCCACGGCAGCACGGCAGCGGCAATGGCCAGGCCGGGCAGGAACAGCGAGACGAAGGGATTGGTCGCGCCGCCGGAGAAGAACAGCAGCGCGGTGAGCGCGGCCAGATCGACCAGCAACTGGCTCATCAGATCGAGATCGGTGCGACGCTTGGCGCGCTCGACGCCGCGCCGGGCACGTATCCACGTGAGCACATTGAACAGCACTTCGAGCGCGACGATGGTGAGCATCGGCTCCAGCGGAAGTCGCACGCCTAACCAGAGTTGCGCGACGCCGATGGTCGCCAACTGGCCGACGATAGCCAGACAGCGCAGCCAGAAAAGCTGGACGACGTTCGTCCGCTCGATGGGAAAATGAGTCATACGACAAGTGTACCAAGTCCGGGTCACGCGCCATCGGGCGTTGCGAGGCGCTGCGACACTCTGCCGCATCGGTCTGAGGCTGGGTATTACACGGGCGGCACACGCTCTTGCCGACGCACGACTACAATGGTCGTTCACGATTTGCGCGACATCTCGCCGCGCAATGTCTTCATCCGAAAGACAGACATGGATTGGGATGGATCGGCGTTGGGCAGGGTTCTTCGACGCTCATCATTCGTCAGCCCGTCGACAACGAAAAGGAGTTTGCATGAAGCACAAGCTTTTAGTGGCGGCCGCATTCAGTCTTGGCATGGCGTCGGCGTCGGTCTTCGCGCAGTCGCAGGTGGACGTGTCCAACGCATGGGCGCGCGGCACCGTCCCGGGTCAGACGTCGTCAGCCGTCTACATGACGCTCCAGGCGCATCAGGCGACCACGCTGCTCAGCGTGAGCACCCCCGCCGCCGCGAACGCCGAGGTGCATGAAATGAAGCTCGAAGGCACGGTAATGAAGATGCGTGCGTTGCCCAAGGGACTGCCGCTGGAGGCGAATAAGCCGGTGGAACTCAAGCCGGGCAGCTATCACATCATGCTCACGGATCTGAAGGGGCCACTCAAGAAGGGCGACACCGTGCCGGTGACATTGAAGTTCGAGACGGCCGATCACAAGACGTCCGAGCAACTGGTGAAGGCCACCGTGCGTGACCTCACGGCGGCGGCGCCGGCCGGCGGCGGTATGGCGGGCATGGCGCACGGCGCGCACAGCCAGTAAGCGTCGAGCGGCCCTTTAGCCAGGCGTGTCCGGAACGGCGGCGGTGCCGTCGACCGGCACGCCAGCGGCGACGAGCGCCGCGCGCAGGCAGGCCGGGCAGAGGCAGGCCCCCACGCCCAGCCGAGCCGACGCGGGCAGGCGCGGCCAGTCGAGACACCAGCATTGCACCTCGCTACCTATGCCGCCGCCACTGCCCGTCTTGCCGCTTCCCAACGCCACCACCCCGCACGCCACGACCGCGCCGCACAGCGGGCAGCGCGACGGATCGACCGGCTCAACAGATATGTCGACGGTCATCGGCACCTCCGGTTGGCGCGATCCCGATCCCCTGCGTCGCCCGGCGATTTCCGTCCTGTGAGAGACGCGTCACTGCGCATGGCTGTCCGCCAGTTGTACAACTGCAACAGCACCGACGCTGTCATCGACCGGCCACCCGCGCCCGGGCGCGGCGCGCAAACCGGGGGCCTGATGGGGCAGAGAGGGGGCACGGTAAAAATCGGCCACTGACGGGCGTCCTTTAATAAGTGAAAGGGGTGATACGCACGAACGGCGCTGTGCCGCTGACGGGGCGAAAATTGCCGCTTTTGCGTTTGCGGACCGACCTGTGGGCAAGGGTAGCCACGGGCTTTGGCCGATGCAAGGGGCAGCCCCTTCCGAAACCCGTCAAACCCCCGCACGCCAAGGCGCCTTGGCTGTACAATTCGCCCTGTTTCCCGGTCCACCTGCTCCATTTGTGAGAAGAACCTTCCTGCCATGTCCGATCCGCAACTGAATTCCATCGACGACATCGCACCCGCTCTCAAGGCCGAAATTCTGGCTGAGGCGATGCCGTATATCCGCAAGTATCACGGGAAGACCGTGGTCATCAAATACGGCGGCAACGCCATGACCGAAGAGCGATTGAAGCGCGGTTTCGCGCGCGACGTCATTTTGCTCAAGCTCGTCGGCATCAATCCGGTGGTGGTGCACGGTGGTGGCCCGCAGATCGATCAGGCGCTCAAGAAGATCGGTAAGCAGGGCACGTTCATCCAGGGCATGCGCGTGACCGACGAAGAGACGATGGAAGTCGTCGAATGGGTGCTCGGCGGCGAAGTCCAGCAGGACATCGTCATGCTGATCAACGAGTACGGCGGCCAGGCGGTGGGTCTCACCGGCAAGGACGGCGGCCTGATCAACGCGCGCAAGATGCTGCTGCCGGATCGCGAGAACGCCGGTCAGTTCCTGGACATCGGCTACGTCGGTGAAGTGGACTCGATCAACCCGGCCGTCGTGCGCGCCCTTCAGGACGACGCCTTCATCCCGGTGATCTCGCCGATCGGCGTGGGCGAAGACGGTCAGGCGTACAACATCAACGCCGACCTCGTCGCGGGCAAGCTCGCCACGGTGCTCGGCGCCGAGAAGCTGGTGATGATGACCAACATCCCGGGCGTGATGGACAAGGACGGCAATCTGTTGACCGACCTGTCGGCTCGCGAGATCGACGACCTGTTCGCAGACGGCACGATCTCGGGCGGCATGCTGCCGAAGATCTCGTCGGCGCTCGACGCGGCGAAGAGCGGCGTGAAGTCGGTGCACATCGTCGACGGTCGCATCGAACACTCGGTGCTGCTGGAGATTCTGACGGAGCAGCCGTTCGGCACGATGATCCGCTCGCACTGAGCCGGACGTCATGACGACAACCTCGCAGGCGGCACGGGTATCGTGTGCTGGCCCGCGAGGTGCGACGACAGCGTCAGACTGAATCAAGCGGCGGACCCTGCGGGGTCCGCTTTGCATTTGTGCGGCGCGTTGCGAACGCTCGATCTCACGCTCAATCACATCCGTCCTCACGAGACACCATGTCGACACCTGCTTTCTTTTCCTGGAGCGGTGGCAAGGATTCCTGCCTTGCCCTGCATCACGCGATGTCGTGCGACACCGGCGGCGAACCGCATTACGACGTGCGGCGCCTGCTGGCGATGTTCGACGAGACGGGCGATAGCTCGCGCTCGCACGGTCTGCCGCGGGAGTTGATGCAGGCGCAGGCCGACGCGCTCGGCATCGCGCTCGACGTCGGGCTGGCGGGCTGGCGCGACTACGAAGCGACGTTCGTCGCGCGGTTGCAGGCGATGCGCGCGGACGGCGTCACGCATGGACTGTTCGGCGACATCGACCTTCAGCCGCATCGCGACTGGGAGGAAAAGGTGTGCGCGGCGGCGGGCATGACGGCGGTGTTGCCGCTCTGGCAGCGCGAACGTCTCACGCTCGCGCACGAGTTCATCTCGCTGGGATATCGCGCGGTGATCGTGTGTGTGGACGGGCGGTACCTCGGGCCGGAATTCGTCGGCCGCGAGTACGACGCGTCGCTATTGGCCGATCTGCCTGAAGGTGTCGACGCCTGCGGCGAGAACGGCGAGTTTCACACCTTCGCCTATGACGGCCCGCGCTTTGCGCAGCCGGTTTCGTGGCGCATCGAGCGCGTCGAGACGATTCATGGTCCCAAGGAGTACGGCGGCACGCCGTATCACCGCGCTCACATCGTCGGCGCTGGCGCTTGAGGGCGTTTGCACGTCACCCGGTGCGGCGATCACGCCGAGCACAGACGTCCCCTCAATCCGGTGCAGTCAGCTTCCGCAATTCGTCGAGCAGTTTGGCGGCGGGGCTCGGCAGAATGCCCTGACGTCGTCGGAAAGCGGTGAGCGTGCGCGTGGCGCGCACCGTGGCAATGGGCAGTGTGTCCATCACGCGCGCCTGCGCTTCGACGTCGTACATCGGCTCGGGCATCCACGTCAGAAAGCCGCATCGCGCGACCATGCTCTTGAGGACCGGCACGGAGCGCGTCTCCACGACGATGTTGGGCAACCCCAGGCCGTGCGCGGCGAACACGCTTTGCATATGCGCGTAGGGCGCGGTGCCGCGCGGCGGAATCGCCCAGCGCTCTTCCAGCGTGTCGGCCAGCGTGATCGTCTTTCGCTCGCGCAGCGGATGGTCGCACCGCGCGACCACATAACTGTCGTCTTGCCAGTGACAATCGGGCACAGCGACGATGTCGTCGGTATCCGGCGCGACAGTTGAGAGCGCCAGATCGATCTCGTGGCGCATGAGTCCCTGCGCCAGCCGATCCCAGACGCCCTCGATGATTTCCACGCGCAGATTCGGCCAGCGCGTGAGCACCCGGTCGACGGCGAGCGGCAGCACGTGACTCGCGATGGCGCCGACCGCACCGACCTTGATCGTGCCTTTGGCGAGGCCGCGCAACGCGTCGATCTCCTCGCGTGCATGTTCGGCTTCGCGCGCCAGGAGCATCGCGTGCGGCAGCAACGCCTGCCCGAACGCCGTCAGTTCCATCCCCTTGCTGTGACGCTCGAACAACGGTGCGCCCAGATCGGTTTCGAGTCGCTTGATGGTGCGGCTGAGCGCGGGCTGCGTGAGATGCAGTACCACAGCGGCGCGCCCCAGACTGCCGGTCGCGACGATGGTCGTGAAGGCGCGCAGTTGCTGAAGATTGAGGCTCATGGCGGACGACGGAACCCCCGGAGTTGAGATGAAACCGACCGAAAGCTGGCGCGATAGACCGGTAACGCAAAGTCATGCAAAAGCGTAATGACTTCGGCACGTAAAAGCAATTCCGGTGCATATATCGTCTGCCTATACTCGGGAAATCGCTCGTCAGATTGCGCGCCCAGTCACTCATGTGGGCGCGCTGCGAGCCACCACAAAAGCCATGCCTTCACGCTCGCGCGGCGACGGCAGCACGAGACAACCGAACCCATGAAAGACAGCCGAGAACTTCGCGCCGGTCAGCCCGCTGGCGTTTCCGACACACTCACCGTGCGCGAGGTCGTCATCGACCTGATGCGCCGCCACGGCATGACCAAGGTCTTCGCCAATCCGGGGTCGACGGAACTGCCGCTGTTCCGTGATTTCCCCGAGGACTTCGAGTACGTGCTGGGTTTGCAGGAGGCGGTCGTCGTCGGCATGGCAGACGGTTACGCACAGGCCACCGGCAACGCGGCGTTCATCAATCTGCATTCGGCCGCCGGTGTCGGCAACGCGATGGGCAACATCTTCACCGCGTACAAGAATCAGACACCGCTCATCGTGACGGCGGGGCAGCAAGCGCGCTCGATCTTGCCGTTCGATCCGTTCCTCGCGTCCGTGCGGGCGACCGAACTGCCGCAGCCGTATGTCAAATTCAGTCTGGAACCGGCACGCGCCGAAGATGTGCCGCTGGCGCTCGCCCGCGCCTATCACATCGCCATGCAGGAGCCGAAGGGGCCGGTGTTCGTATCGATTCCGGTGGACGACTGGGATCGCCCGGGCGAGGCGTTGCCGCCGCGTCAGGTGAGCACGCGGGTGCAGGCCGACCCGGTCGCGCTCGCGCAACTCGGGGCGGCGCTCGATGCCTGCGAGCGCCCGGCGTTCGTCGTCGGCTCGTCGATCGATCGCGTGGGAGCTTTCGACGCCGTGGTGGCACTCGCCGAGCGTCACAATGCGCGGGTCTTCACCGCGCCGATGTGCGCCCGCTGCGCGTTCCCGGAAGACCATCGTCTGTTCGCGGGTTTCCTGCCGCCGATGCGCGAGAAGATCGTCGGGCTGCTCGGGGGGCATGACCTGATTCTTGTGATCGGCGCACCCGCGTTTACCTATCACGTCGAAGGCGCTGGCCCGCATGTGCCGGACGGCGCATCGCTGTTCCAGCTGATCGAAGATCCGGGCGTTGCCGCGTGGACGCCGGTCGGTGCATCGGTTGTGGGCAACGTGCGTCTGGGCGTCGAAGCGCTGCTCGCGCGTGACGTGCCGAACGAGCGCACTGCGCCGCCAGTGCGCGCGGTGCCGCCCGTGGCCACGTCGAACGCACCTGGTGAGCCGATGACGACAGCCTTCGCGCTGCAAACGCTCGCGCAAGTGCGCAACGCACAGGACATCGTCGTGGAGGAAGCCCCGAGCGCGCGCTCCTTGATGCAGCACTACCTGCCGTTCACGCAGCCGGGCACGTTCTACACGATGAACAGCGGCGGCCTCGGCTACTCGATGCCAGCGGCCGTCGGCGTGGCGATGGCCCATCCGGGACGCCGCATCATCGGCCTGATCGGCGACGGCTCGGCGATGTACTCGATTCAGGCGCTGTGGAGCGCGGCGCAGGCGCGCCTGCCGATAACCTTCGTTATCCTGAACAATCGACGCTATGCCGCATTGCAGGATTTCGCGCCGTCGTTCGGTTTCGGTCCGAAAGACCCGGTGCAGGGCACCGACTTGCCCGATCTCGACTTCGTACGCATGGCCGAAGGCATGGGCTTGCGCGCGCAACGCGTGGAGCAGGGCAGCGAGTTGCGCGACGTCCTGTCGCATGCCATTGCCAGCGGCGAGACGCGTCTCGTCGAACTCGTGGTGGCATGATGCACGGCGATAGCGTGCCTGCCCGCGACGTCGTCGCGCGACCCACAACGAACTAAGGAGACGTCACACCATGTCCATCCAACAAGATCCGCAAGCCCCCACGATGCTGATCGCTGGCCAGCGCGTGAGCGCCAGCAACGGCGCAACGTTCGAGCGTCGCAATCCGCTCGACGGCCGGGTTGCATCGCGTGCCCCCGCAGCCACTGTCGAAGACGCCCGTGCTGCGGTGCGTGCCGCGTGGGACGTGTTCCCCGCGTGGTCGAACACCGGTCCGGGCGAGCGTCGCGCGCTGTTGATGAAGGCCGCCGACCAGCTCGAGGCGAAGGTCGAACAATTCCAGGCTGCGATGGCGGCGGAGACGGGGGCGTCCGGTCTGTGGGCGGGCTTCAACGTCCATCTCGCCGCACAAGGCCTGCGTGAAGCCGCTGCGATGACGACCCAGATCGCGGGCGAGATCATTCCGTCGGATGTACCGGGCAGTCTCGCAATGGGCGTGCGTCAGGCCGCAGGCGTGGTGCTGGGCATCGCACCGTGGAACGCGCCGGTCATTCTCGGCGAACGCGCGCTGGCGCTGCCGCTCGCTTGCGGCAACACCGTCGTGTTCAAGGGCTCGGAATTGTGCCCGGCTACGCACGGCCTGATTGCCGACGCGCTGGATGAAGCCGGTTTGCCGCCGGGCGTCGTGAACTTCATCACCAACGCACCGAAGGACGCGGGCGCTATCGTCGAAGCGCTGATTGCAGAACCGGCCGTGCGCCGCGTGAACTTCACCGGCTCCACGCGCGTGGGACGCATCATCGCGGGGCTTTGCGCCGAACACCTCAAACCGGCCGTGCTTGAGCTGGGCGGCAAAGCGCCGTGCCTCGTGCTGGACGATGCCGATCTCGATGACGCAGTGAACGGCGTGGCGTTTGGTGCGTTCGCCAACTCGGGCCAGATCTGCATGTCGACGGAGCGCATCGTCGTGGCCGAATCGATTGCCGACGCGTTCGTCGACAAGCTCGCCGCCAAGGCACGCTCGCTGCCGCTCGGCGATCCGCGCAAAGGCCCGGTCGTACTCGGTTCGGTCATCGATATGGCCACGGTCGAGCGGTGCAACGCGCTGATCGACGACGCCCTCGCCAAGGGGGCGAAACTGCTGTGCGGTGGCCGCGCCGAGACCACGCTCATGCCCGCGACGTTGCTCGACCACGTCACGCCGGACATGGCGATCTACGCGCAAGAGTCGTTCGGCCCGGTCAAAGGCATCGTTCGCGTGAAGGACGACGAAGCCGCCATCGCCTGCGCCAACGACAACGCGTATGGCCTGTCGTCTGCCGTGTTTAGCCGCGACATTGCGCGCGCGATGGGCGTGGCCAAACGCATCGAGTCGGGCATCTGCCATATCAATGGCCCCACCGTGCACGACGAAGCGCAGATGCCGTTCGGCGGCGTGAAGTCGAGCGGCTGGGGACGCTTCGGCGGCAAAGCAGGCGTTCACGAATTCACCGAACTGCGCTGGATGACGGTGCAGACCACCCCGCGTCATTACCCGTTCTGACGTCACATCACCATACCGCCGCAGCCGGGAGACCGGAATAGACGGCCGGAGGAGACAACCGTGTCACAACCGTTTGAAACCGCCCCTGCGGGGGCGAGCGCTGCATCCGCCGCATCCGGTCAGCCGCATGCGACCGATGCTTCGGCCGCACCGGCTGCTGCCGCCCCGAACTTCGGTCGCGTGGTCGCGGCGAGTTGCTTCGGCACCGCGATCGAGTGGTACGACTTTTTCGTCTACGGCTTTCTCGCCCCCATCGTGTTCGACCGGCTGTTCTTCCCGCAGCTCGACGCGATGACGGGCATGATCGCCGTGTTCGCCACCTTCGCCGTCGGCTTCCTCGCGCGGCCCATCGGCGGCATCGTCTTCGGTCACTTCGGCGATCGCATCGGACGCAAGTCGATCCTGTTGTTCACGCTGATTCTGATGGGCGTGGCGACTACGCTCATCGGCCTGCTGCCCACCTACGCGATGGTCGGCATGTGGGCGCCCATCATGCTCGTCACGCTGCGCTTTATTCAGGGCTTCGCGCTCGGCGGCGAGTCCGTGGGCGGGCTGCTGATGACGGTCGAGGGCGCGCCTGCGCACTTGCGAGGTCTCTTCGGCGGGCTGATTCAGGCGGCAGGGCCGACGTCGATTGTCGGCGCGTCGCTCGCCATCGTGCTCATCACCCGTCTGCCGGAAGAGGACTTGCTGTCATGGGGCTGGCGTCTGCCGTTCCTCGTGAGTCTGCTGCTGGTGGCGCTTGGCACCTA
The Pandoraea oxalativorans genome window above contains:
- a CDS encoding aldehyde dehydrogenase, whose product is MSIQQDPQAPTMLIAGQRVSASNGATFERRNPLDGRVASRAPAATVEDARAAVRAAWDVFPAWSNTGPGERRALLMKAADQLEAKVEQFQAAMAAETGASGLWAGFNVHLAAQGLREAAAMTTQIAGEIIPSDVPGSLAMGVRQAAGVVLGIAPWNAPVILGERALALPLACGNTVVFKGSELCPATHGLIADALDEAGLPPGVVNFITNAPKDAGAIVEALIAEPAVRRVNFTGSTRVGRIIAGLCAEHLKPAVLELGGKAPCLVLDDADLDDAVNGVAFGAFANSGQICMSTERIVVAESIADAFVDKLAAKARSLPLGDPRKGPVVLGSVIDMATVERCNALIDDALAKGAKLLCGGRAETTLMPATLLDHVTPDMAIYAQESFGPVKGIVRVKDDEAAIACANDNAYGLSSAVFSRDIARAMGVAKRIESGICHINGPTVHDEAQMPFGGVKSSGWGRFGGKAGVHEFTELRWMTVQTTPRHYPF
- a CDS encoding MFS transporter; translation: MSQPFETAPAGASAASAASGQPHATDASAAPAAAAPNFGRVVAASCFGTAIEWYDFFVYGFLAPIVFDRLFFPQLDAMTGMIAVFATFAVGFLARPIGGIVFGHFGDRIGRKSILLFTLILMGVATTLIGLLPTYAMVGMWAPIMLVTLRFIQGFALGGESVGGLLMTVEGAPAHLRGLFGGLIQAAGPTSIVGASLAIVLITRLPEEDLLSWGWRLPFLVSLLLVALGTYVRLKVEESPTFKAAEQHRDIAKVPVAEVLTHYWRPTLVTFFICLAETSFFYLVAIFSLSYGTKTLGLPRNVMADGVLYANILAMLTIPAFGMLSDKLGRRPMFLMGLAATALFIYPFFLMMGSKETALVVCAIVIGAGIIHPMMFGPEGSFFSELFDTRVRFSGVSLGKQIGTAMGGGLAPMIAASLLAWSHGEIWPVIVYFLVLAAMALISTVLVRETRHRVM
- the mdlC gene encoding benzoylformate decarboxylase: MKDSRELRAGQPAGVSDTLTVREVVIDLMRRHGMTKVFANPGSTELPLFRDFPEDFEYVLGLQEAVVVGMADGYAQATGNAAFINLHSAAGVGNAMGNIFTAYKNQTPLIVTAGQQARSILPFDPFLASVRATELPQPYVKFSLEPARAEDVPLALARAYHIAMQEPKGPVFVSIPVDDWDRPGEALPPRQVSTRVQADPVALAQLGAALDACERPAFVVGSSIDRVGAFDAVVALAERHNARVFTAPMCARCAFPEDHRLFAGFLPPMREKIVGLLGGHDLILVIGAPAFTYHVEGAGPHVPDGASLFQLIEDPGVAAWTPVGASVVGNVRLGVEALLARDVPNERTAPPVRAVPPVATSNAPGEPMTTAFALQTLAQVRNAQDIVVEEAPSARSLMQHYLPFTQPGTFYTMNSGGLGYSMPAAVGVAMAHPGRRIIGLIGDGSAMYSIQALWSAAQARLPITFVILNNRRYAALQDFAPSFGFGPKDPVQGTDLPDLDFVRMAEGMGLRAQRVEQGSELRDVLSHAIASGETRLVELVVA